aaataaaccaaagttacatgagttgacctaagaaagctgtataagcacactgaaaatgaatgaagtaaaactactctataattacaatgaaaaggacttagtcttctatggaagcaagtccgatggcagcaactttgtcttgagcatcagggtctgtgcgcgcattgctgtgggcgcgcgcggcactatttggatctgccagcggcggggcgctggtgcttggcattgggtctgcgcgcgggacattgtcggtgcgcgcggcgctgatggcattcgccagccgctgggcgctggcactgattatcagtggggcgacagaggcgcatgctcgcttgtcacttggcgccgccaggaccacggggccgaccgtggcgctagaaggcttgccgggacgccacgggacgcgtccaaggggtcatgggtcgatgatggaaagcagcccatgacattctcccccacctgagttggcgacgtcctcggagccttacctactggatgatgatgattggtcaggctcttgttggctgggaggtctgttcccctcggtgttgtgagatgtctttctgaatgatctttcatgcatttctgaaatggcctgaagcggctgacatggaagactggatggattttccaccaggctggtgtgttcagcttGTATGTGGATTTtccgatgcgcctttcaatggaaaaaggcCCGATGTAGCTTTGCAATAGGagaggatcttgggtcctctttgcaaataagttccgcctcggggttcttaccatcactttgtcccctgcttgatgttgggcaaagcgacggttttgttcggcatacctcgttgccctctcttgggctttgacaagatagctccgcactatcttcaaagtttgctcccattctgtcgagaaactggcagctcgatgagatgatggcatgtttggtgcattcacattttgtgggagtagcggttgctgtccggtaacaatttcaaaagcgcttttgtttgtatgggcgcacttttgtgaattgaaacacagctgagcagcatccagaagcttcacccaatgtgtttgtgacccggttgcaacttggcggagatattcctccagcatgtcattgaaccggtctgtttgatcatatgtttgctgatgatgatggtttgagttgtaactcaatttggatccgaggcaactgaagagttgggtccaaaacttgctagtgaagcgtgggtcgcagtcactaatgatgttgctgggcataccccaatgtttgacaacatgagagaagaagagtcgagctgtatcttctgccgatatgttctgtggggctgcgatgaaggCAACATACTTGGAAAATTGGTCTACTACTACCATGATGGTTGTATGATTTCCtaccttgggtaatcctgtgatgaaattcagggaaatgttttcccaaggtctctgtgggacaggtagcggctccaagagtcccgcttgagctgagtgatccgacttgtccttttggaatgcttgacaagtcttcacacaatgaggggcgccatgagctgttggaccccgatgatgtgatgtctgtttgatgatgttgagggcagccggaACCGTGGGTTCAGGTCTATTGGTTCCCTCCTTAAACTGCATGGCCGTGATGTTTCCAGCGGCTATCTTCTTGGATATGCACGGTATGGTGtggggtttggccccgttgtctcccatcattaggagcatgttggcatataGTACCGGGATGGTGTTGGTCTGCTTGAGGAATTCCAATTCCACTgtcagttcgaagtcatcgatgatagctatgtgtaggtcgaatattcccttgtatgggccaagcttgattggcacttctttggccattccactcacttgctgagatggagagttgatagccttgacacgacccttgcatttttgcactgctagaccgagACGTTGCACCTaagttgaggccaggtagttgtggctagcacccgtgtctatcaatgcccgaataggtctgccgtttactttcatgtcaacgaacattaaggtcctcttttgtgatgcgggaggcctctcgtccgcctttcctttccctttcttgtcgattgggaatgccttcttcttggggttgccaacactggttcccgccaaggtatcatgaatggagccaacaaatgcgttgaaggccCCTACCTATTCTTCGCCGACTAAGCCGTCCTGATCTGACTCATCATCGTcaacagtttgttgagcattgatttgtgtattggggcattgattgttccaatgttccccgccgcaATGACGACATTCTGATGGGGGTTTTCTCCCCTGattgttgttgactgatgcagtagtgttgctgcttgaggaaggagtcttagatttggatacacctcgatctcctccgtttctgttgGGGCCACCGTTGCTAGGTTGACTCCCGTTGTATCCCCTTCGGACAGGCGGCTGGGGCCTATTCTTCTAAGTTTCCAactggtaatccccaaggcactctgcagcttgaatggccttgggcagggtatctacccgttgtctttgtagctccatacgagcatgaggtttcaaaccttctatgaatgcgaacaaTTTGTCTTTGCCtcccatatcccgtatgtttagcatgagtgcggagaattcaTGCACGTAGTCCCACACCgacctggtgtggcggagttcatgcaactttctccgtgcattgtattccacattttcggggaagaactgcaggcgtatggcggccttcagttctgcccacgtctggagagtatcttcaccggcctTGATGGCTTtgtatttgactcgccaccagagttatgcatcgccttgaagatacatggcagcagttgctaccttcttggaTTCCTCCAACTGTccaacggcatcgaagtattgttcgatgtcaaagatgaagttttccacttctttagcatccaGGGTTCCGTTGTATGGTTTGGGCTccagaattttcagcttttgtggcatgggggccatgttcatggcacccctgatgtggttttcgcctcctttgagcaggctttgaagggcagcattgacaacattgagctggcctgtcaagttgtctatggtttacTGTATGACGgtcagtctgtctgcctctagttcccaATGGGCTAAATCCTCAtcacgctcctgttggaggtcctcgaatttgccatgaattttggttgcctcgacggcagccgtttgccggtcttcctcagagtcttgactgatgtttgctatgtcaacttcggcctgccgcattctgcggttcaggtcatccaacctttgcactaggttggtttttagatcaggcaacgtatccacgatgggccgtaatgcatcaaccgtctcttctagggtcgtgatgcaatccccgtaattcaccatggtcagaaatagtgatgatgatggcaatgagttccctctccgatgtcgagcctaggctctgataccaactgttacgcggtgccttcctgaagttccttggaagggcgacgtaaggctaagtaACCGATATTAGTGCGGTTGCTATACGCCAACCgaggtcctcgccgtacgctagactagattgtcagtgccgtacgggaaaaccaatatcgtgagcaattgagcagcgaaaaatgagcaattgatgatgaaagctgatgattgtattgatgatgatgaaagctattacaagatgcaacgcggtgtcgggggggagagacaccagtacagagaattgtttgaatgcttgaatgtttgaatgctttggtcccccttaataatgcttaaaaaaaaacccaaataaatcaaagttacatgagttgacctaagaaagctgtagaagtacactgaaaatgaatgaagtaaaactactctataattacaatgaaaaggatttAGTTTTCTATgaaagcaagtccgatggcagcaactttgtcttgagcattagggtctgcgcgcgcattgctgtgggcgcgcgcgacactatttggatctgccagcggcggggcgctggtgcttggcattgggtctgcgcgcgcggcattgtcggtgcgcgcagcgctgatggcattcgccagccgctgggcgctggcactgattatcggtggggcgacagaggcgcatgctcgtTTGTCACTTGGCGCTGTCGGGACCACAGGGCCGACCGTGGCTCTaagcgttgggaggcttgccgggacgccacggggcgcgcccaaggggtcatgggtcgatgatggaaagcagcccatgacaatACTCATGTACATCAGTACATGCACACAGGGGTGTACACATGAATTTTTGTAAGCGGTGTCGAAATTTATTGAAGAGCTGGAATGTAACATGTATAGCCTTAGtctattgattttgttgagtcTTAAACTAGAAAAAGTCCCGAGTTCAATTCTACTTCATCACAAATTTTAACCACAAAAGCTCTCAAATATTTGCAAAAGAAAAATGTGTTAGTGATGTTTGAACCTTTGACCTCTTAGAGCAAAATCAAACACATAACCAACACACCAAGACACAATTTATGTCAAGTGGTGTCATTTTTTCCTAGTTATCCGTTTTCGTGCCGTATTAATACATATTTTTGGTAAAATTTTCCGACGAATCGGTGTCGCGTGACACCGCTTCGGTAACCGTGCATCCACCCCTGCATGCACACACAATGTACCATGGCAGTGTAAGAATTTCTTATATAATCAGTGTAATATAACCTGTTATAGCATGCTATCCGTTTAATATTTATTCTAGCTTACCCAATTAATGTTATACTATAGAGTTACATGTAATTACTTTTTAACTGATTTTATTTTGCAAATATTTTTTAAACCTTCATCACATGAAAGTTAAACTCTATACACATTTACTTCAGTTGATTATCCATGTAGACAAATACTCTAAGCCAACTGTGTGAACCTCCACCACAAAAGCAACATCAAGTATCTTCAATATATCCCATTTTCATCTTCCACATGGCCCAATTACACAACAGAAGCCAGACTCCTTAACCAATAACATTCAACATTCAGATTCCCCTATATCTCCTCTTCTTCCCTTATACTTGCCATCACCCTGCTCCTCTATTCCCCAtattctcatttttcttttcttctttcctcCCATTTTAACATTCTTTCAAGTCTAATAGTAGCTTAATACAATGGCTTCCAATACATTGATGAGCTGCGGAATTGCAGCAGTTTCCCCCTCTGTCCTCTCTTCTTCCAAGTCTAAATTTGCCGTCGCGGTGCCGGTGTGTTTAGGAGCAGCCAATGCCAACTCCCGGTTCAGCATGTCTGCCGAGTGGATGCCGGGCCAGCCCCGCCCTCCTTACCTTGACGGTTCTGCCCCCGGGTAATAATTTACTCCCTACAATCCATTTTAGTTGTTGTGGAAAATGTATATTTTTCGTATATTATATATAGTATACACATTTTATACATAATTagtgtatatttttttgtatattcgACTAGGGACTGTAATTAGTTTTGGCTGAACGGTCAAATATGTTTTCTAAATTTAACTTCAGAGTAATTGTATAATGGAGGCTGATTTGTGAATACAGAGATTTTGGATTCGATCCACTTGGTCTAGGAGAAGTACCAGCGAACTTGGAGAGATACAAGGAGTCTGAACTCATTCACTGCAGATGGGCTATGCTTGCTGTGGTAAGCTAAGCTCCTATTTACTTGTTTTATTTTTAAGTACAAATTTTGTTTCTATACATGAGACTTTTAACAATATAATTAGTACAAATAATCTTAGCCAAGGCATACAGACTCTTGTTATTAAAGTAGGGGAAATGGGAAAGGAAAGTTACGGTTAGAATAAAGTAGTACGTTGCCATGTGTACTTAGAGGTAATTAATTTGATTTTTAAAGAATTATAATTTAATATTTGATGATGAATCGAAATTAATCTGGTCAACTCCTTAAGGTCATTAACATAGTAATCGAACGGAGCTCAGTATTACTCATTTTTTTCTAGAGCAAATCTTTTTCTATTGTGATTGAGTTATAGTAAAATAATATGATCCCTCATCTCAATGTACTATGTTCGGAAAGATGAATAAAAtgattatttgattttttttaaaaaaaactagaaATATTCCAAGTTCAACATTTGAAATGTTTGGGATGAAATTACAAACTCCTTTTAAAGTTTTCGGATTCTTTTAATGAACAAGTGAATTTctaacatatataatatttcatCAATTGTTTTTGCAGCCTGGAATCCTAGTACCAGAAGCATTGGGCCTGGGAAACTGGGTAAAGGCTCAAGAATGGGCTGCTATTCCCGGAGGGCAAGCTACATATTTGG
This sequence is a window from Nicotiana tomentosiformis chromosome 5, ASM39032v3, whole genome shotgun sequence. Protein-coding genes within it:
- the LOC104087729 gene encoding chlorophyll a-b binding protein 6A, chloroplastic-like → MASNTLMSCGIAAVSPSVLSSSKSKFAVAVPVCLGAANANSRFSMSAEWMPGQPRPPYLDGSAPGDFGFDPLGLGEVPANLERYKESELIHCRWAMLAVPGILVPEALGLGNWVKAQEWAAIPGGQATYLGQPVPWGTLPTILAIEFLAIAFVEHQRSMEKDPEKKKYPGGAFDPLGYSKDPKKFEELKVKEVKNGRLALLAFVGFCVQQSAYPGTGPLENLATHLADPWHNNIGDVIIPKGILP